CGCCTACCCTTGCTTCGTTCCCGACCTGGGGGAGTTCAGCAGGAGCTGGTCGTATGAGACTTGCCCCGTGCAAATATACAAAGTCCCTGCAAATCAGTATATTTGCAAGCCAAAAATCTTACAAATGCAGAAGAAAACCACATTACTCAACAATGCCTCTATCTACGGACTTATCACGGGCATTGCCCTGGTTGTTTTTTCTATGATCCTGAATATGCTGGAAATGAGGAATTCGCCTCTGGGATGGCTGGGAATGGTGATTATGGCTGCGGGGATGTGGTACGGAACAACCCAATGGAGAGACCGTTCGCTGGGTGGATATATCACCTTCGGCAAAGCATGGCAAGCGGGTACCATGATTAGCGTTTTTGTCGGTATTATTATTGCCATTTTTACTTACATCTACCTCACTTATGTTGATCCGGGTTCTCTCGATAAGGAACTTATTAAGGCCGAGGAAAAAATGATGGACGACGGACAAATGACGGAGGAACAGATCCAGATGGCTATGGATATGACCCGTAAGTTCATGTCCCCCGTTATCCTGGCCATTACCGCAGTTATCAGTTATGTGATTTTCGGAATGCTGATCTCCCTGATCACGGCAGCCATTTCAAAAAAGGAGAACCCCAATGTTTTTCAGGAATCTCCGATTGACCAGTCCAGCCAGTCATGAATATATCAGTTGTAATACCGCTGTTTAACGAAGAGGAGTCGCTTCCGGAACTTGCCGCATGGATTCGAAGGGTAATGGAAGGGAACAAGTTTTCCTATGAAGTTATTTTTATTGATGACGGCAGCAAAGACAAGTCGTGGGAAGTGGTGGAGAAACTGGCGGCTGATAATTCATGCATTCGCGGCATTCGCTTTCGCCGGAATTACGGAAAGTCTGCTGCACTGCATGTCGGATTTGATGCCGCGCAGGGCGATGTAGTGATCACGATGGATGCAGATTTGCAGGATAGCCCCGAAGAGATTCCGGAGTTGTACAAGATGATTAGAGAGGGAAATTTCGATCTGGTTTCAGGATGGAAAAAGAAGCGATACGATCCCATCACCAAAACGCTTCCCACCAAATTATTTAACCGGGTAACGCGGATGGTTTCAGGCATATACCTGCACGATTTCAACTGCGGCCTCAAAGCATACAGCCGTGATGTGGTTAAATCGATCGAAGTTTTTGGTGAAATGCATCGTTACATTCCGGTCATTGCCAAGTGGGCGGGATTTGTAAAGATAGGGGAGAAGGTGGTCGCCCACCAGGAACGGAAATACGGAAAAAGCAAGTTCGGATGGGAACGGTTCATCAACGGATTCCTGGATTTGCTTACCATCAC
This is a stretch of genomic DNA from Bacteroidia bacterium. It encodes these proteins:
- a CDS encoding glycosyltransferase family 2 protein yields the protein MNISVVIPLFNEEESLPELAAWIRRVMEGNKFSYEVIFIDDGSKDKSWEVVEKLAADNSCIRGIRFRRNYGKSAALHVGFDAAQGDVVITMDADLQDSPEEIPELYKMIREGNFDLVSGWKKKRYDPITKTLPTKLFNRVTRMVSGIYLHDFNCGLKAYSRDVVKSIEVFGEMHRYIPVIAKWAGFVKIGEKVVAHQERKYGKSKFGWERFINGFLDLLTITFMSKFGKRPMHFFGPWGTIMFFIGFVLALYLGASKIWHVLHNQSARLVADNPLFYIALTTMVLGTMLFLAGFLGELISRNSSVRNSYLITKKI
- a CDS encoding DUF4199 domain-containing protein, producing the protein MQKKTTLLNNASIYGLITGIALVVFSMILNMLEMRNSPLGWLGMVIMAAGMWYGTTQWRDRSLGGYITFGKAWQAGTMISVFVGIIIAIFTYIYLTYVDPGSLDKELIKAEEKMMDDGQMTEEQIQMAMDMTRKFMSPVILAITAVISYVIFGMLISLITAAISKKENPNVFQESPIDQSSQS